The stretch of DNA TGAAGAGCGGGCGGGCTTCACGGCGCGCGCCGAGAAGTGGTGGTAATTTAGCCTGTGCCCCTGCGAAGGCAGGGGCCCATCTCCGGATGGTGCAAGGTTGAAGCGGCAGGTGATGGGTCCCTGCCTTCGCAGGGACACACTAAGGATTTGAATGATGTCTGACTATCGCATCAAGGGCGAAACCGGCGAGTGGGAGGTCGTGATCGGCCTCGAGGTCCATGCGCAGGTCACCTCCAACGCCAAGCTGTTTTCGGGCGCCGCGACGGCGTTCGGGGCCGAGCCGAACACGCAGGTGTCGCTGGTCGACGCCGCGATGCCGGGGATGCTGCCGGTGCCGAACCGCGAGTGCATCCGCCAGGCGGTGCGCACGGGCATGGCGATCGAGGCGCAGATCAACAAATGGTCGCGGTTCGATCGCAAGAATTATTTCTATGCCGATTTGCCGCAGGGTTACCAGATTTCGCAGCTTTATCATCCGCTTGTCGGTGAAGGTTCGCTGACGATCGCAGCCGATGAAAAGGCGGGCATTCCCGGCGACAAGGTGATCGGGATCGAGCGTATCCATGTCGAGCAGGACGCGGGCAAGCTGATGCACGACCAGCATCCGACGATGTCCTACGTCGACCTCAACCGGTCGGGCGTCGCGCTGATGGAGATCGTCTCGCGCCCCGACATGCGTTCGCCGGCGGAAGCAGGGGCGTATGTGCGCAAGCTGCGCTCGATCCTGCGCTATGTCGGCTCGTGCGACGGCAATATGGAAGAGGGCTCGATGCGCGCCGACGTCAATGTCAGCGTGCGCAAGCCCGGCGATGAGTTCGGGACGCGCACCGAGACGAAGAACGTCAATTCGGTGCGCTTTGTGATGGCGGTGATCGAGGGCGAAGCGAAGCGCCAGGTCGAGCTGATCGAAAGTGGTGGCACCGTGGTACAGGAAACGCGGCTTTACGATCCCGATCGCAACGAGACGCGTTCGATGCGGTCGAAGGAAGATGCGCATGATTATCGCTACTTCCCCGATCCCGATCTGTTGCCGCTCGAGCTCGACGATGCGTTCCTCGCCGAGTGCCGCGACAGCCTGCCCGAACTGCCCGATGCCAAGCGCACGCGTTATCTGGCCGAGGGCATCAGCGCCTATAACGCCGATGTTTTGACCGCCGAGGTCGAGGCAGCGCGCTGGTTCGACACGTTACTCGATGCGGGTGCGAAGCCCGCCCCGGCAGCGAACTGGGTGACGAGCGAATTGTTCGGTGCGCTCAATCGTATGGGCCGCGACATTTCGAATTCGCCGGTATCGCCCGCGCATGCCGCCGAATTGCTCGGCCTTGTTGCCGACGGCACGATTTCGGGGACGATCGCCAAGGCGGTGTTCGAAAAGATGCTCGAAAGCGGCGACGCTGCGGGCGTGATCGTCGAGCGCGACGGGCTGAAGCAGACGAGCGACACCGGCGCGATCGAAGCCGAAATCGCGAAGATCCTGACCGCCAATGCCGACAAGGTCGAGCAGTATAAGGGCGGCAAGGAAGCGCTGTTCGGCTTCTTCGTCGGGCAGACGATGAAGGCGATGCAGGGCAAGGCGAACCCGCAGGTCGTCAACGAGTTGCTGAAGAAGGCGCTCGGCTGAGAATAAGTGATCGGATTCACAGCGAATTCAGCTACTTCTGTGTCATAGGCATTGCTATCGGTGCCTATGTGACGAAGGATGTGAAGATGAAGCGGATTCTGATTTCGTTTTGTAGTGTGCTCGCACTTGGCGGCGCGGCGAACGCGGCGCCCGCGCCCGCGGTGAACAACGGTTATGACTGGGCGATGCGCGTCAACGACGAGGAACGCACGCAGAGCGCGATCCTCGCCTATGAGGTTGACGGCACCGACGACCAGCCGCTGAACTTCACCTGCGAGGAGGGCGGCGACCGCGTCTTTGCGGGGATTTCGGGCGGGGCTCTCAATCTGACCGCCATCGAACTGGAATCGGACGATCAGCGTGTGCGGTTGACCGGAACGACCGACGCGGACGAACTGCCGACCTTCACCGCGCAGGAAATGCCCGCGACGTCGCCGCTGTTCCGTGCCTTCGCGGCGAACGGCTGGCTGCGGATGACCGCCGATGGCACCACGACCGACATGGCGGCGACGCCAGGCGGCAAGAAGGCAATCGCGCGTTTTGCCGCCTTCTGCGCCGGCTGACGCGGCGCGGCGGATGCTGCGCGCGCTGCTGACGCTGTGGATGCTGTTCGCTTGCGCGACGCTCGCGCGGGCGGAAACGGTGGTTTTTACCGACGTCAATGTCGTGCCGATGGATCGCGAGCGCGTGATTGCGCGCACGACGGTGATCGTCACCGACGGTGTGATTTCGAGCGTCGGGATCAAGGCGAAGCTGCCCGCGGGCACCAAGGCGGTCGACGGCAAGGGGGCGTGGCTGGTGCCGGGGCTCGCCGACATGCACAATCATGTGACGAGCCGTGACGATCTCGCGCTGCTGCTCGCGAACGGCGTGACGACGATGCTCAACATGGGCGAGGCGACCAGCGCGTTCGCCGGGCGGACGCGGATCGCGGTGAACAAGGGCGAGGTGCCGGGGCCGCAGATCTTCACCGCCTTCGTCGTCGACAGCGACCCGCAATATGGCCATTTCGTCGTGCGGACGGCCGACGAGGCGCGCGCGATCGTGCGGCTGGCGAAGACCAACGGCTACAGCTTCATCAAGGTTTATACGAACCTGTCGGCCGAGGCTTTCGCGGCGCTCGCCGACGAAGCCAAAGCGCAAGGGGTCGGGATCGTCGGACATAATGTGAAGGCGGTCGGCCTTGCGAAGCAATTTGCGGCGGGGCAGGCGATGGTCGCGCATGTCGAGGAATTCTTCTACGGCTTCTTCCCCGAACCGCCAGCCGACGATCAAAACGCGCCGCCCGCCGACGCGCGGATTGCCGAGGCGATCGCGCTGGTGAAGGCGCATGATGCGTTCGTCACGTCGGACCTGTTCAACTATCGCACAATCGCGGCGCAATTCGGCAAGCCCGAGGTGGTGAAAGCCTATCTGGCGGCGCCCGAGGCGCGCTATCTGTCGCCCGCCGACCGGCTGGCTTGGGCGGGGTCGGGCTATCAGAAGAAGGCGGTCGACCTGTCGCGGCGCGTGGCGTTCGAGGCGCGCTTCGTGAAGGCGATGGCCGACGCCGGGGTGCCGCTGATCGCGGGCGGCGACGCGCCGACGATCCCGGGGCAGGTGCCGGGGTTCGCTCTGCACGAAGAGATCGACGCGATGCTGGCGGCCGGGCTGACCCCGTGGCAGGCGCTGTCGGCGGCGACGCGCACGCCGGGCGAATTCATTGCCAAGACGGTGCCGGGCGCGGCGAAGTTCGGCGTCATGGCGCCGGGCTATCGTGCCGACCTGTTGCTCGTTGCCGACAATCCGCTGGAAAAGGCCGCGACGCTGCGCGCTCCGCTCGGCGTGATGGCGGGCGGGCGCTGGTTCGACGCGGCGGCGCTGAAGGCGATGCTGGACGAGGTCGCGGCGAAGCGTGCGGCGCCTTAGAAGCGCCGCGTGCCGGCCGCCCAGTCGCCGCTGTCGCACTGGCCCGAGAAATTGGTGATCGCGTTGATCGTGATGCGGCCCGAGCGGCGATCGACGGTCAGTTTCGGCTTGTTGAGGCCGTTGATCCGGTAACTTGCGGTGATACGGTCGGGGGTGACGACCAGATTATCGAGGTCCCACCAGCCGTGATCGTCGCCGCTGTGGATCGGCGCGACGAGCTTTGGCCCCAGATGGATGCGACCCTGATCGCCATAGAGTTCGATCTGGACGTCGCTGGTGAAGCCTTGCGCGGTGTTGCCGACCTCGGTGCTCCATTCCCACTTATGGTTCCACGGATTCCATTTGTAGGTCGGCTTGCTGGTGACCGTGGGACGGGTGCCCGCGCCATAGCAGACGAGAACAAGTGAATTCGGATCGCGATAGCCCGTTTCGGCGGAGCGATCATAGGCGTGTTGTTGCGGCGCATAGGCGTCGCGCGGCGGGCCGTTGTCGCAATTTTCGGCGGGCACCGCGATCAGCACGCCATAGCGGCCGTCGATCGTGGAGACCGAGAGGCAGCGGCCGAGGCGCTGGTTCCACCAGAAGGTATAGCGTTGTTCGCCGACGGTGGTCGAATGGCGCGAGACATAGCCGCGCGCGAGCAATTGGGTCTCGCCGCCCGCTGCGCGGGCGCCGGCGAGGTCGGCGACGTCGGGTGCCGACTGGGCGAAGGCCGGCGCGGGAAGCGCGGCGGTGACGAGGAGAAGCGCGAAATAGCGACGCATGACAAAGACCCCTACTGCTGCCGGGGTAACCCCGCCATTGCAATGATATCGCGTCAGAAGTTCGCGCGCCAGACGCTGCGTCCCTCCTTGATCGTTTCGCGGACCTTGATCGACTTGATGTCATCGACGGGCGTGGTCAGCGGGTTCTTGTCGAGAATTACGAAATCGGCGAGCAGGCCGGGCTTGATGCGGCCCTTGCGATCCTCCTCGAACGCCTGCCAGGCGGGACCGGTGGTGAGCGCCTGGAGCGCTTCATAGGCGTTCAGGCGCTCGTCCGCGCCGCTGACGACGCCGGTCGGCGAGACGCGCGCCATCGACGTCCAGAGCATGAAGCGCGTGTCGAGCGGGGTGACGCTGAAGTCGCTGTGGTTCGACGCGATGAGGCCCGCGGCGCGCGCCGAGCGGAGGGGGCTGATGAAATCGACGACTTCGGCGGGGAAGTTGGTGCGGTGGACGTCGGCCCAATACCACGCGTGGTTCGAGAAATAGGCGGGGCCGACGCCGATGCGTTTGTACGCGGCGAGCTGATCGCGGCGCTGGAACTGCGAGTGGATGACGATCGGGCGGCGATCGTCGGCCGCCTTGATGCCGAGCGTGTCGAACCCCTTGATCGCCATGTCGATCGCGGCGTCGCCATTGGCGTGAACGAACAGCTGCCAGCCGCGGTCGTGGACCTTGCGGGCTTGGGCGACGAATTCTTCCTCGGAGAGGATCGGTTCGCCGTGCCAGGGGTGGTGGCCCTCGGGGCTGCCGCGCTGGTAGTCGCGGGTGAAGAAACCCGTGCGTGCCTGCACCGATCCGTCGAGGACGAACTTGATGCCCTGCAGTTTTACATGGCCCTGGTACGTGCCGAATTTGAGGTCGGGGTTGGCGAGCAGCGCGTCGAGACCCGGCGAGAATGGCAGGAGCGCGAGGTCGATCTTAAGGCGTTCACGCGCCGCCGGAGAGGTGAGGAAGGCGACGTCGTGGGGCTGGGTGGCGCCGTCCTGCGCGTGGGTATAGCCCTCGGCGAAATAGGCGTTCTGCGCGGCGTCGAGCGCGGCGAGTTTTTGCTCCGCGGTCGGTTGCGGCATCTTGGCGAGCATCAGGAACATCGCCTTTTCGAGGAGGACGCCATTGAGCTTGCCCGCGTCGTCGCGCAGCATCATGCCGCCGGGCGGGACGGGGGTGGCCTCGTCGATCCCGGCCGCCTTGAGCGCCGCGCTGTTCGCGACCGCGCCGTGGAGCGAGACGTGGAGGAGGACGAGTGGGTGGTCGGGGGCGATCGCGTCGAGTTCGGCGCGGGTGATGTAGCGTTTTTCGGCGAGGGTTTCGTGGTCGAATTGCCAGACGGTCGTCCAGCCGCCGGGCTTGGCCGGGTTGCGCGCGAGATAGTCGCGGATTGCGGCCGAGACGCCGGCGATGTCGGTGACCGGCGGGCCGCTTGATGCGCGGAGGTCGAGCCCGCCCGCGCTCAGGGTCGCGACGGTGAAATGCGAATGGGCGTCGATGAAGCCGGGGAGCAGGGTGGCGCCCTTGAGATCGCGGATGGTTGCATCCTTGCCCGCGGCGACGCGGGCCTGTTTTTCGGAGCCCGCGAAGGCGATGCGGTCGCCGCGCGTGACGACGGCTTCGACGGTTTGCGGGGTATCGCCGTCCATCGTGACGATCGGGCCGCCGCGGTAAAGCGTGGTGTCTTGCGCGGTGGCGGGTGCAGTCGTTGTCAGGAGCAGCGCGATGGCGGCGGCGATGTGGTTCATATTGTCTCTCCCCGGCGCCGTTTTGGCGGCCGGGGAGAGGGTCGGTCAAGTAGTTAGTAAGCTAAATATCGTCGTTCCGGCGAAAGCGGGAACCCCGTTGCACCGTCGCTTCGCTGGGTTCCCGCTTTCGCAGGAATGACGAACGGGGGGAAGCTTATCAAACCTGCTGCGGCGGCACTTCGTCGGGCCCGCGGCCGGGCTCGTCGATGTCGCCGCCGCCGGGGTTGCCGGGGATTTCTGGTGGCTGGCCGGCGGGGTCTTCGAGCGGGGTCGGCTGGGCCGGTTTTTCGGGGGGCGATTGCGGCTCGATCGTGTCGGGTTTCGGCTTGGGAAGCGGGTCGGGGCTGCTGGCCATGGTCTTTCTCCTTGGATTAACCAACGAACGGGCGCGGCGCATGTTCCGGCCACGGAATATGGGGCTTTGTGCCCTTGCCCTCGGCCACGCGTCTGCTATAGCCCCGCGCGGCCCGCACGGGCGTGCGCGGCAGCGCGCGATTTCGTGCACCCGGCCGAAAACACCTGCGGGCGTGGCGGAATTGGTAGACGCGCTGGTTTTAGGTACCAGTATCGCAAGATGTGGGGGTTCGAGTCCCTTCGCCCGCACCAATCTGCAATGCAGGCCGGGATCATGGGGAACTCCGCCGCTCTGGCGGGGTTCGATACGAGATTTTGAGCAAGGATAAGACCAAGGCAATGAAGACCGTCGAAACGCTGAACGAAGGCCTGAAGCGCGAATATCGCGTGACCATCACCGCCAAGGATATTGACGCGCGCGTCGACGACGAGGTGAAGAGCATCGCCCCGACCGTCCGCATGCCCGGCTTCCGCCCCGGCAAGGTTCCGCCGAACCTGATCCGCAAGATGCACGGCCCGGCGCTCTCCGCGGACGCGCTCAACAAGGCGATCGACGCCGGCGTGCGCGACCTGATGGCGAAGGAAAAGCTTCGCCCCGCGCTGCAGCCCGCCGTGTCGCTCGACGAAGGCTATGAAGCCGGCCAGGACGCCGAGCTGACCGTCAGCCTCGAAGTGCTGCCCGAAATCGAAACGCCGTCGATCGATGGTCTGAAGCTCGAACGCCTGACCGTCCCCGCCGACGACAAGGCCGTGATGGCCAAGATCGAAGAATTCGCCGCGCAGATGAAGCGCTTCGAAGAAGCACCGAAGACCAAGAAGGCCGCCCAAGGCGACCAGGTCATCATCGACTTCGCCGGCAGCGTCGACGGCGTCGCCTTTGACGGCGGCACGGGCGAGGACATGGCGGTCGAAATCGGTTCGGGTCAGCTGATCCCGGGCTTTGAAGACCAGCTGGTCGGCGTCAAGGTCGGCGACGAAAAGGTGCTGAAGGTCAGCTTCCCCGACGATTATCCGGTTGCGGACCTCAAGGGCCAGCCCGCCGAATTCGCCGTGACGGTGAAGGAAGTGAAGGTTCCGGCCGCCTCGAAGATCGACGACGAGTTCGCCAAGACGCTTGGCCTCGAAAGCCTCGACAAGCTGAAAGAGCTGATGAAGGATCAGGTCGAGCAGGAACTGAACGGCCTGACGCGGACCTATATGAAGCGCAAGCTGCTCGACCAGCTCGCCGCCGCGCACGATTTCGACGTGCCGCCGACGATGGTCGAGGCCGAGTTCAACCAGATCTGGCAGCAGCTCGAGCATGAAGTCAGCCACGAGGAAGATCCCGAAGCGGCGAAGGCCGAGCTCGAGAACGACCGCGACGATTACCGCTCGATCGCGGTGCGCCGCGTCCGCCTTGGCCTGCTCCTCTCGGAAATCGGCCAGGCGCATGGCGTCCAGGTGTCGAACCAGGAAATGTCGCGCCTGATCGCGCAGGCGGCGCAGCAGTATCGCCCCGAAGATCGCACGCGCTTCATCGAATATGTGCAGCAGGACGCGCTCGCCGCGGCGCAGCTCCGCGCCCCGCTGTATGAAGACAAGGTCGTCGACTTCCTGTTCGAAAAGGCCGAGATCACCGACCGCGAAGTGACGCGTGAAGAGATCGAAGCCGCGATCGAAGCCGACGACGACGGCCACGTCCATGGCCCGGGCTGCGGCCATGACCATGACCACGACCACAAGCCCGCCAAGAAGGCGGCCGCGAAGAAGCCGGCTGCTAAGAAGGACGCGGTGAAGGAAGAAGCCAAGGCCGAGGAAGCTCCCGCCAAGAAGGCGCCGGCGAAGAAGGCCGAAGCCAAGGACGAGGAAAAGCCCGCTGCGGCGAAGAAGGCTGCTCCGGCGAAGGCCGCCGAGGACAAGCCTGCAAAGGCTCCGGCCAAGAAGGCCGCGGCGAAGAAATAAGCTTCGGCTGACGATCAACAAAAAGGCCGGGTGGAGGATGCTCCACCCGGCCTTTTTGTTTTGCCCGTAGCGACCTTCAACTTTCGTCATTCCCGCGAAGGCGGGAATCCAGTTCAGCTGTCCATTTTCCTCCCCCTTGATGGGGGAGGCAGTGAGACTTGCCAGCTTGCTGGCTAGTCGCAGCGGTGGGGGTGTGCTCTCGGCCTCAAACCTCGGTTTAAGGACGCGCCTTCACCCCCATCCAACTCCGCCTAGCCGCTTCGCGGCAAGGCTGCGTATCCTTCCCCCATCAAGGGGGAAGGTGGAGCGCGTTCCCGCGCCGCCTAGATCACGTCCATATTATAACAATGCCAGCTGAAGATCGCCGCCGCCCCGCGATGCGGGCGCCAGGCCTCCGCCAGTTCGCGCGCTTGTTTCTCGCTGGGGCGGGCGCCGAGCTGGAAGATGCGGCCGACGGCTTCCTGTACCGCGAGATCGCCCGCGGGCCAGATATCGGGGCGTCCCTCGGCAAAGAGCAGATAGATTTCGGCCGACCAGCGGCCGATGCCCTTTACCCGGGTCAGCAGCGCGATCGCCTCCTCGTCGTCGGCGGGGAGGGCGTCGAACTGGAGCTCGCCGTCGAGGATCAACTGCGCGAGGCTTTTGGCATAGCCCTGTTTCTGCCCCGAGAGGCCGCATGCGCGGAGCGTGTCGAAGTCGGCGGCGGCGACCGTTTCGGCCGGACAGCCCTCGCCGAACTTCGCCTCGAGCTTGTTCCAGATCGAGTTGGCCGCGGCGACGCTGACCTGCTGGCCGACGATGGTGCGCAGCAGCGTGGCATAGCCGCGCGCACGGATGCGGGGCTCGGGATAGCCGACATTGCCGAGTGCGCGCGCGACGTTCGAATCCCGCGCCGCAAGCGCGTCGATTCCCGCGTTCAGCTGCTGCTGGCTGAGGCCCATCCTATATTCTCCTTTTGTTCCTTGGGTAGCCAATAGCAACGCTTGATTTGACAAGCAACGCGCGACATAGCGCCACCAACATCGAAGATATGGGGACTAGCATGGCCAAGCTGATTGTCGTGACGCGCGACGGAACCGAACATGAGATCGAGGGCGACACCAGCCTGACGGTGATGGAAAATATCCGCGACGCCGGGTTCGACGAGCTGCTCGCGCTGTGCGGCGGCTGCTGCTCGTGCGCGACCTGCCATGTCCATGTCGAGGCCGGCGCGACCGACCAGCTGCCCGCGATGAGCGAGGACGAAAACGACCTGCTCGATTCGACCACCGACCGCGACGACAATTCGCGCCTGTCGTGCCAGCTGCCGTTCAGCGAGGCGCTCGACGGGCTGAAAGTGCGGATCGCGGCGGAGGATTGATCCGCGCTGTCATCCCGGCGAAAGCCGGGATCTCGACGTTTCTGAAGTGACGCGAAGTTGAGACCCCGGCCTTCGCCGGGGTGACTGCTAATGGGATCAGGCGCCCGCCGTCGCCACCGCATAGAGCGCGATCGCCGCGGCGTTCGAGATATTCAGGCTCTCCATCCGCGGCGAGATCGGCAGTTTTGCCAGCACATCGCAATGCTCCATGACATTGTGGCGCATCCCGTCGCCTTCGGAACCGAGCACCAGCGCGACCTTGCTGCCGTCGAGCGTCGATCCGAGCGTCGTTTCGGTGTCGCCCATCAGTCCGATGCGCCAATATTGCGCCTCGGCGATTTCCTCGAGCGCGCGCGACAAGTTGACGACGCGGACCCAGGGCACGATTTCGAGCGCGCCCGACGCCGAGCGCGCGATGACGCCGCTTTCGGGCGGGCTGTGGCGGTCCTGCGTGATGATCGCCGCAGCGTCGAATGCCGCGGCCGAGCGCAGCACCGCGCCGATATTATGCGGGTCGGTGACCTGATCGAGGACGATCAGCGGGCGCTTGCTGTCGGCGTCGACCTCCTGCTGCAACAGATCGCCGAGGAAGACGTCCTCGAGCGGGTCGACTTCTATCACGAGTCCCTGATGCGGGGCGTCGCGCGCGACGAGTCGCGCGAGGTCGGTGACCTCAGCGTAGCTGATCGGGATCACCGGCGGCAGGTCGAGCTGGCCCAGCGCTTCGCGCGTGCCCCAGATGCGCTTGACGGTGCGTTCGGGGTTGGCGAGCGCGGCCAGAACGGCGTGGCGGCCCCAGAAACGGATGGCTTGTCCGCGCGAATTCTGGCTGGCGGGGCGGCGATGACGGGAAAATTGTCTCATGCGCGCGCCTTTCCCATGACTGGCATTGACAGGCAAGCCTCGTTTCGCCATTGGACCGCTTCCCAAAGCGGGCCCCAATGGACAGGTGGCCGAGTGGTTAAAGGCAGCAGACTGTAAATCTGCCCGGGTTTCCGTACGCTGGTTCGAATCCAGCCCTGTCCACCATCTCTTCAGCGGCGAATATGCGCCGCCTTTCCCCGGCAAAATATGACAGAAGAAACACCTACGGCTGGGGCGTGTGTAATTTTGGTGTAATCTCAGCGGGGACGGAAATGTCCAACGTGCTGATGGCATCGTGCACATGCTCGCCGAACAGGTGAACATAGTGAAGCACCTGCGACGCCGTTTTGTGGCCGCTGATTTTCTGAATGGTGGGAATGTCCGTTCTCGCCATGACTAGCGAACTGATGGCGGTGTGGCGCATGATATGCGGGGTGCAAAGCTTCGGGTCGAGTCCTGCGCGTTTCACGATGCGCGCGAAAGGTTCACGCATATCGGGCCGATAAGCCGTCTGGCAGTTCCTTCGTGCGGCGGGAAATATCCACCCGTCGGGATCCGCCTCCATCTTTCGTTGACGAATGAGGGCGTCCCTCAACGCCGGGGTGATTGGCTGCTGCCGCTCGCCCGCTTTGGCCTTATCAATCCAGATGAAGCAGTTCTCGAAATCAATTTCGTCATATCGCCGACGCACGATCTCGGAATGGCGCATGGATGCGTTCAGGCCAAACATGACGAAGAGCCAGGCTCTTCCGTCCTGATCTTCGATCGCCGCCTTGAGCAAGCTTTGCCGCTGTGCGACGGAGAGGATCCTGATTTGCTTCCGTGCTTCTTTCTCTTTCGGGATTTCCGGGACGTCTTCCTTCTTCATCCATGACCAGTCTTTCGATGCCGCCCGGTTGAGCATGTGCGACAATGTCGACATTTCGCGATTGATGGTGGCCTCCCGGGCTCCCTCGCTGAGACGATGCTGCCGATATTGGCCGAGCCGAAAGCCCGTGATTTTGTCGAGGCGATCGCGCCCTAGAAATGGGACGAGGCGCTGTTTCAAATGGCGCCGTTTATTCTTCATGTCCTTTCCGCCGCTCGATTCCATTCGGTCGATGTAGTCATCAGCCGCCTCGGAAAACGAACGGTGAAGTTTGCGGCCTTCGGGAAGATTGAACCGATCGGCGCGGGCGTCCGTCCTCAGTTTCTCGATGAGGCGTTCGGCCGTACCCCTTTTCGTTCCTTCGCTTTCGCGGCCCACGACCCTGTGAATGCGCTTTGCGTCGACCATTATATTGATCGACCACCGAAGATCACGATTTGGCAGCCTTTCTGCGGTGATCCCATGCTCGGTCACGCGCTCCCCCGGAGAGAGCGCTCGTAGAAGGCGGCTATCCAATTTAGCAAAGCGCAATGCCACTATGATTGATCCGGAGCCGTTGCGGTAGTTCGGGCCAAACGGCTGATGAGCAAGCTAGCGCCGAGATCGCGCGCCTTTCGCAGCGCAACCTCGTAGTCGCGAACCCTGGATGCCAACTCTGGATCCATCTGGGCCTTCTCCGGGTGGTCGAGTATGTCCAAAAACACGCGGCTAGTGACTTCGTCATCGGGTTGGGTAGGGGACAGCGCCCTAAAAGCTCTGATCACAGCTTCTTCTACTGCGATGGAAGTCAAATAGTCGTCGCGCCAACTTCTACCTGTGGCGGCTTCAACTGATTGAATTATCCCCGCGAGGAGGCGGAATAGCTCTGCCGTTTTCGAGCCACCGAGCACGGTGTCCTCTAGAAAACTCATGCCGACCCGGTTGGTGGCTTCTTGGGCTAGCGACCACCCGTTTCGATCGGCCTCCTTCTCCAGCAACCGTCTCTGTTCCGTCGAAAAACGCAACGTGACGACCGGCCTTTCGCCGTCGGACAACGGCTTTCTGGGGCGGCCGCGCGACTTTGAAGTGTCCGGCTTCTGCATATTTTCTTCCCTTCAGAATAAAAACGCTTGTCAGCCAATATGGCCATCACATAT from Sphingopyxis sp. CCNWLW2 encodes:
- a CDS encoding TraY domain-containing protein; its protein translation is MQKPDTSKSRGRPRKPLSDGERPVVTLRFSTEQRRLLEKEADRNGWSLAQEATNRVGMSFLEDTVLGGSKTAELFRLLAGIIQSVEAATGRSWRDDYLTSIAVEEAVIRAFRALSPTQPDDEVTSRVFLDILDHPEKAQMDPELASRVRDYEVALRKARDLGASLLISRLARTTATAPDQS